The DNA window TATTTCCTAGCAATAGAAGAGGAAGGGGGTATATATACCATCATCAAAGACCATCATCAAAGACCATCATATCAGCCATAACCAACCACAAAATCAACATCACTGACTCTGCAGCAACGGCGTCTCCTCCGACGGCCTCTCCGCCGCGACCGCTTCCTGCTCCGCAGCCCCACCACTGGGCGCCCCGTTCTCATCGGCACGATGCGCGGCCTTGCGCGTACTGTTCTGCCCAAAGTACTCAAAGTAGATAGCCATGAACAACAGCGAGCCCTGCAGACACGCCGTGACCACCAACGGACCCCAGGTACTCCAACCGCCGGGACCCTGGCGCGCCGCCAAGCTAGCCGCCCAGACCAAGCTGCCGGGCGTCTGGATGCACATCATAGGGAtgctgaagctgccgacGCAGCGCAGGCGGAAGGTCGTGTAGAGCTGGGGCAGGTACTGGATCGAGGCGAGGATGGCGGCTaggatgccgaggaagtcTGCCCAGGCTTTGAGCGCGGAGGGTTGGCGCAGCACGAAGGCCGCGGAGATGACCACTACGACTAGCGCGTGGAGGATGCAGATTGCGGTTATGACTAGTGCGGTGCGGTAGGTTGGACCGGCTGGGGTGAGTGGGGATGTGGGCGATGTGGCTCGCGGGAAGtagatgacgaagaggaggagactGGATGGTCGGTTTAGCAAGGTTCGATATCTGTTTTGCGATCACCcgagaggaagggaggaaaggggATCGAGAGAGGACATacatggagaagaaacagagCCACTGCATGCCCATCTGGAAGACACCCAGCAGGGCCGCGAAACAGGCTGTCGCGTTGACTTCCTGGCAGCAGCTGACATCGCGGGCGGTTGCGGGGGTGACCAGGATGTTGGCAAAGGTCGAGGTGCCCGAGGTGACGCCCAGGAGAACAAAGTAGGGGGAGATCCCAAAGGAGCTGCGGAGGGTGGCGATGCGGATGTGCTGGGGGAGATaggagatgaggatgccgaagacgatcaAGCTGGAGCTAGAGGTTAGCTGCGGGTTGGAGCTAGGGGGAGTGAGGTGTGTACATGGAGAGAAtcggctggaagatgccagGCGAGGCGACCTTGCGGCAGTGGGGAGTTAAAGAGTCCATTCTATAGTTTCAGGCGTGAAGCATCAGCTTCGGGAGTCCATTAtgtggtggtagtggtggaagagagagagtgagCAGCGACGAGGGAGGGAGAGCCCCCGCATTGCGCATCGGGCGCTAAGGACTGCCATCTCATCTACGGTGGTTACAACAGGTCAGTAGAGGGATGGCACCAGAGGACCCATGAGGCAGTCAGGCCAAGCAGCAAATTAATCTAAATACTGGCCGTCAAGAATCGACCTGAGCTGTTGCCCAGCCCAGAGGCCATTGGATATGACGCCAGTCGATGAATCATGCATTGGAAACAGGCAAAAAACCCCAACTGCCAGCTACAATGATGTCACCCGGCGATCATTCTTGCCTCCTTTATAACAACACCGGCAcgcttcctcctcttttcctcttccctcaATTAATTCTCTACTATATCAACATGAAGATCCCTTTCCTAACGGGTCTGCTGTTACtgctcaccaccaccgaagTGGTCGCCGCGTCAAGCTGGTGGAGCAAAGCTGGTATGTCCTGTCGCGCGGTGGATGCGGTCTAGCTGTTAACCCTTTCCAGTGTACAACAAATGGCATGAAACTGAACTGGAGCGATGGCTCTCTGATCACGGTACGGTCCGCCCCATTTGATTTGAAAGACCCCTCAACTCATCCTGAACAGACATCCCCTACCCCAAGCCGGCTGACCGCCGCGACCTGGAGAACCTGGTCAAGACCAACTGGGACTCCCGGGTGCAGCAGCCGCTGGGCCAGGCCGCGGACACGACGTCCGACCAGCTGCACAACGCAAAGGAGTGGATCTTTGACACGTAAGgcttcttcccatccccTTGACGCGCCCCCCAAAATTAACTCGTCGCGACAGCTGGTCCGACTCGCAGCTCAAGGCATTCTTGGATCGCCATGGCATTCCCGCTCCGCAGCCGCGTCAGCGAGACAATCTGGTCAAGGCTGCGCGCGAGAACTACGAGACGGTCGCGAAGAAGGCTGGCGAGACGGCCTCGTATCCCGGCAACTGGATCTATGAGCAGTGGACCGACTCCGATCTGAAGGAATGGCTCGATGAGCGTGGCTGGCCGGCACCCCAGCCGACCACGCGCGACAAGCTCATTGCCAGCGTGCGCCGCAACGCCCGTCTGACAACCTTGCAGGCGCGCGCGCTCGCTGCCTCTGCCGTGTCCTCCGCCGAAGCAGCCCAGTCGTCTCTGAGCGACGCGCTGTTCAACGCCTGGTCCGACTCCGAACTGAAGAAGTTCCTGGATGAGCACGATATCAAGGTGCCCCAGGGCTCGAAGCGCAATGAGCTGATTGCCCTGGCGCGGAAACATCGCTCGTTGGTGCTTGAGAAGGCATCCAAggcctcgacctcggccgaggagatcctgggTGCCGCGACCACCCGAGCTGGAAATGAATATGCCCGTGCCACCGACGATGCGAGACTCAAGATTGATGATCAATTCAACGCCGCCATCCAGACGTGGTCGGATTCTCGCCTCAAATCGTTCCTTGATGCACGAGGCGTCCCCATTCCCCAGCACGGCAAGCGTGATGAGCTCATCGCCAAGGTCCGCTACCACGCACACCAGGCTGCCGGCGGATGGAATGAGTACAACTTTGATACTTGGGACAAGGAGCACTTGCTGTAAGTAGAAGATGCCTCTGACTCCCTAAGAAACCGGTCTGACTTGAGAACTAGGAAATACCTGTCTGCCATGAACCACAAGGCCGCCAAAAAGACCGAGGCTTCTCGcgaggagctgatcaagaacgCCAAGGACTCCTACAACAAGGCATCCAAGGCAGGCGGCGAGCAGTTCGCATCTGCCACTTCCAATATGGCCGTTGCCACGGGcgccgccaaggacgccTCCTTCGATACCTGGTCTCACTCCGACCTCAAGTCCTACCTGGACTCGTACGGCATCCCCGTGTACCAGGGCTCGAACATCAACGAGCTCCGCGCGGCTGCCCGGCGCCACGCGCAGTACTTCAAGTACGGCACCACCAACCCGACAGATACCATCTACGCCAAGTTCATGGAGACCGTGTACTGGGCCATGGACCAGCTGAAGCTTGGTGCGTCCAGCGGCCGGGCTCGGGGCCAGGAAGCCGCCGAGAATCTCCGGGAGAAGGCAGCTGGTGCAACGCAAAGGGTGCACGGAGAGCTGTAGGGTGGAACAAGAAGTTGCTCCGTCCTCGGTAAACGAAAAATGGGCGCGAGAGGGGGTTCATTACGGTGAACATAAATGAAACTGGGTTGGGTTATTTGCAAGTGGATTATTTCTGTTTCTTTTAGGCTAAGGGGGGGTTGATCTATTCTTGAATGACAATGGAAATTCATGGGCCTTTTCGCTATTTGGAAGTAATTATTCTGGTAAATTCGCATTTCCCGAGCTGTGTAGATGCGATCAATGGTCGTGAATATCTGAGCCAACTGCTCTTGTAACAATGCAATAGTCCGCTTTGTTATTATCAGCCCTCCACACTCTTGGCACTGTCTCCTCCGTCAAATCAGGAAGCCGGAACCTCGGGATCCCCCTCGGCAACCAGCTTGCCAACAACAAGATACTTCTCTGAGAAGCGTTCCTCCCACGACTGCAGATTCTCCAACTGATCCGCATCCAAATCTTTCAACTTATCCAGCGGCGCCGACAAATCCTTGGTCAGCATTTCCTCGTCGAAACTCTGGAACGCCAGACCGCGCGAGGCATCCCGGCCGGCAAAGTTCTCGTAAGGGCCACCCTGTGATGATAATCCATCGGTCagcattttctttcttttcctctaTTTGCGTACGTCCAACCGAACGGATCATTGAAGCAGGcgggggatggatggatgaatgATAGGTATATATACCGGACCGTAGAAATTCCTGCCGGGAGACACGTCAAATACGCGCCCGCGCACGGCCAGGAAGACGGGCTGGTTGTTTTCGCCGTTGAACTCGATTAGTGTCTTGGGGGTGTAGGTGCGGAAGACGACGGGGGCCGGGCCGTGCGGGAGCGTGACGGCGGCTTTGGGCTTGAAGTGGTAATACAGGAGGACGACAAAGAGGGAGGCGAGGATTAGATTTATGGGGCTGGCGATGGACATTCTGTATTGGTTGTTACGCATGTTAGTTGGTGGCATTCGGGGCTGTGGGGGAGGGGCTCGGAAGAGAGAGACACGGACACTTCGGCCTGCTGGGGTAGGGAACCCTCTGGGATGAGTGTGTTAGTTGGACGCTGTACTTCAGACTCTCGATCAGGGTCCGTACCGGGGGATGGGGATGCCATGGtgggtgttgttgttgtgttggtgttgtggTTGTAGTTGTCGGGTCGATGAGGAAAGACCGTAGTACAGTCGGAGTCTGCGAAGGCATGACATCGTCCCACGTGATGATGAAACAAGGCCCAAACATAGCGTGGATTATGCTCTACCGTCTTAACTGTCTTTCATCCTTGCATCCGCCTGCTCGCCCCCTTTGGCCCTGGACTTGGGCCTGAGCGTTGCCTAATTCCCTCTACTCCTTTCTCCTGATCTTTCCCATCTCCCATCCTATCTCTGCAAGCCATCTCGtcctccaattccacccCGCAGCGATCGACATTGCTGACTGGCATCCGCTGGAGAGGTCAACATGTGGTCCAAAGGTCCATTCCATCGCTCGAAGAACCCATCCATTGGCAATCCCACATTGGTTGATAAGGCAGCCTTGGAGAATAGGGTTTCCTCCGGCAAAGACCTGCCTGCTCTGCCCAGGTAAGTCTGACCACCAGAATAATATCTTACTGGGATGTGTCTGACGATCACCACAGTGATTCGTCACTGCCGGCGCATGATGACATGGCCAGACGACACTCGGACGTTTCGCCCTTAGTCTCGCCCAACTTGCATCCTACCGACAACCGGAGCAATGTCAGCATCTCGCCCATCGAAGAGACAGCACGTCCATTCTTTGACGAACGTAAAGTCCCGCAGAACATCCCGCCGGCCGCGAAACCAGATCCCCCGCCGCCTGCAGAGAAAACCCTCCGACTTGTCAAGCCCGACCAGCCCACTCGCTGGGACGCTTACTCGGGTGAgcccaccaacaacaacgcAGGCAAAGCAGGCCAGGTGAATCCAACCGACACGACATTCCACAAATCCACCGGCTCGAGCCTGTTCAGCTGGGGCAGAGAACAGTTCCAtcccaagaagaagctcgccgGGGCTCGAGGCCGAATCGGCACTTTCTCCAAGAACGAACCCCCTGCCCCGCCAGCAGAACCCAGAAACAGATCCTCTTCCCGGACGTACCTCTCCAGCTGGAAACGCGCCAGCGCCACAGACGCCAGTCCCCAGCTGAGTAGCATCGGATTCACTCCGTCCGTGACGACAACAATCACTGGCGGTGCCCCGCAGCGGCAAATCCAGCGACCAGCGACAGCGGAAACAGTTGGCAGCGGCCACCACACTCCAcgacagcagcaacaaccacAGTATGAACCCGATCCCCAATTCGAAGCTGCAATTGCGAACATGATGGTCTCCGATGAGCCAATGAGCCGCTTCAGTGCCACGACCTACGCGGCAACGGATGTTGACAGCCAGACTCAAAG is part of the Penicillium psychrofluorescens genome assembly, chromosome: 4 genome and encodes:
- a CDS encoding uncharacterized protein (ID:PFLUO_006815-T1.cds;~source:funannotate), which translates into the protein MDSLTPHCRKVASPGIFQPILSILIVFGILISYLPQHIRIATLRSSFGISPYFVLLGVTSGTSTFANILVTPATARDVSCCQEVNATACFAALLGVFQMGMQWLCFFSILLLFVIYFPRATSPTSPLTPAGPTYRTALVITAICILHALVVVVISAAFVLRQPSALKAWADFLGILAAILASIQYLPQLYTTFRLRCVGSFSIPMMCIQTPGSLVWAASLAARQGPGGWSTWGPLVVTACLQGSLLFMAIYFEYFGQNSTRKAAHRADENGAPSGGAAEQEAVAAERPSEETPLLQSQ
- a CDS encoding uncharacterized protein (ID:PFLUO_006818-T1.cds;~source:funannotate), whose product is MWSKGPFHRSKNPSIGNPTLVDKAALENRVSSGKDLPALPSDSSLPAHDDMARRHSDVSPLVSPNLHPTDNRSNVSISPIEETARPFFDERKVPQNIPPAAKPDPPPPAEKTLRLVKPDQPTRWDAYSGEPTNNNAGKAGQVNPTDTTFHKSTGSSLFSWGREQFHPKKKLAGARGRIGTFSKNEPPAPPAEPRNRSSSRTYLSSWKRASATDASPQLSSIGFTPSVTTTITGGAPQRQIQRPATAETVGSGHHTPRQQQQPQYEPDPQFEAAIANMMVSDEPMSRFSATTYAATDVDSQTQSPRDSVNFDAQSTDGYPSVMSRTRPVPGGMPSSKKPVRKPTPSQKGPEQPQPAEAIAQQTPEKRIASLEARRTEIQRRRHTLDTMVHELTQVIQPSSIAYDMAAKAEVKKTVSSIENEIADLKREEHEIGLKVARAWRRLDETENSGDGSCLWIKRVTS
- a CDS encoding uncharacterized protein (ID:PFLUO_006816-T1.cds;~source:funannotate); the protein is MKIPFLTGLLLLLTTTEVVAASSWWSKAVYNKWHETELERWLSDHDIPYPKPADRRDLENLVKTNWDSRVQQPLGQAADTTSDQLHNAKEWIFDTWSDSQLKAFLDRHGIPAPQPRQRDNLVKAARENYETVAKKAGETASYPGNWIYEQWTDSDLKEWLDERGWPAPQPTTRDKLIASVRRNARLTTLQARALAASAVSSAEAAQSSLSDALFNAWSDSELKKFLDEHDIKVPQGSKRNELIALARKHRSLVLEKASKASTSAEEILGAATTRAGNEYARATDDARLKIDDQFNAAIQTWSDSRLKSFLDARGVPIPQHGKRDELIAKVRYHAHQAAGGWNEYNFDTWDKEHLLKYLSAMNHKAAKKTEASREELIKNAKDSYNKASKAGGEQFASATSNMAVATGAAKDASFDTWSHSDLKSYLDSYGIPVYQGSNINELRAAARRHAQYFKYGTTNPTDTIYAKFMETVYWAMDQLKLGASSGRARGQEAAENLREKAAGATQRVHGEL
- a CDS encoding uncharacterized protein (ID:PFLUO_006817-T1.cds;~source:funannotate), which codes for MSIASPINLILASLFVVLLYYHFKPKAAVTLPHGPAPVVFRTYTPKTLIEFNGENNQPVFLAVRGRVFDVSPGRNFYGPGGPYENFAGRDASRGLAFQSFDEEMLTKDLSAPLDKLKDLDADQLENLQSWEERFSEKYLVVGKLVAEGDPEVPAS